In Equus caballus isolate H_3958 breed thoroughbred chromosome 7, TB-T2T, whole genome shotgun sequence, one DNA window encodes the following:
- the OR8B9 gene encoding olfactory receptor family 8 subfamily B member 9 encodes MTADNTSSVTEFILTGLTDQPELQIPFFFLFLGFYVVTVAGNLGLITLIGLNSHLHIPMYFFLFNLSFIDFSYSTTLTPKMLMGFVSEKNIISYAGCMTQFFFFCFFVFSESYILSAMAYDRYVAICKPLVYTVTMSPQVCLLLLLGVYGMGVFGAVAHMGNIMIMTFCADNLVNHYMCDIIPLLELSCNSSYINLLVVFIVVTIGIGVPIVTIFISYGFILFTILHISSAEGQSKAFSTCSSHIIVVSLFFGSGAFMYLKPPSILPLDQGKVSSIFYTAVVPMFNPVIYSLRNKDVKIALKKTLSRKIFS; translated from the coding sequence ATGACGGCAGATAACACCTCCTCTGTGACAGAGTTTATCCTCACAGGCTTAACAGACCAGCCAGAACTGCAGATCCccttcttcttcctgtttctaggTTTCTACGTGGTCACCGTGGCAGGGAACCTGGGTTTGATAACCCTGATTGGGCTGAATTCTCACCTTCACAttcccatgtactttttcctcttcaACTTGTCCTTCATAGATTTTAGTTACTCCACTACCCTCACCCCTAAAATGTTGATGGGTTTTGTCTCAGAGAAGAACATCATTTCCTATGCAGGGTGTATGActcagttttttttcttctgtttctttgtcttttctgaatCCTATATCCTGTCAGCAATGGCATATGACCGCTATGTCGCCATCTGTAAACCACTGGTGTACACTGTCACCATGTCTCCTCAGGTCTGTTTACTCCTTTTATTGGGTGTCTATGGGATGGGAGTGTTTGGGGCTGTGGCCCATATGGGAAACATAATGATTATGACCTTTTGTGCCGACAACCTTGTCAATCACTATATGTGTGATATTATTCCTCTCCTTGAGCTCTCCTGCAACAGTTCTTACATAAATTTGCTGGTGGTCTTTATTGTTGTGACCATTGGCATTGGGGTGCCCATTGTGACCATTTTTATCTCTtatggttttattctttttaccaTTCTCCACATTAGCTCTGCTGAAGGCCAATCCAAAGCCTTTAGTACCTGTAGTTCCCATATAATTGTGGTATCTCTTTTCTTTGGGTCAGGAGCTTTTATGTACCTCAAACCACCTTCTATTTTACCCCTTGACCAGGGGAAAGTGTCCTCCATATTCTATACTGCTGTGGTGCCCATGTTTAATCCAGTAATCTATAGCCTGAGGAATAAGGATGTCAAAATTGCTCTGAAGAAAACTTTGAGcagaaaaattttctcttaa